One genomic segment of Sebastes fasciatus isolate fSebFas1 chromosome 17, fSebFas1.pri, whole genome shotgun sequence includes these proteins:
- the pdk4 gene encoding pyruvate dehydrogenase kinase, isozyme 4, with protein sequence MKFAQLLLKTGSIAGIPRQVERFAKFSPSPLSMKQFIDFGSANACEKTSFVFLRQELPVRLANIMKEIDFLPDKLLSTPSLKLLISWYSQSLLEIVDFLEKNPDDKDVLTNFTQTLVNVRNRHNNVVPTMAQGVVEYKEAFGVDPVTNQNVQYFLDRFYMSRISTRMLMNQHTLIFEGSANPAHPKHIGSIDPSCDVVEVVKDAYETSKMLCEQYYLTSPDMEITEINSKNPDQPLHIVYVPSHLYHMLFELFKNAMRATVETHETSLTLPPIKVRVSLGTEDLTIKMSDRGGGVPLRKIERLFSYMYSTAPSPVHVDNSRNAPLAGFGYGLPISRLYAKYFQGDLQLYSMEGYGTSAVIYLKALSSESVERLPVFNKSALRHYQTSIEADDWCMPSKDPKKLGNSKRIM encoded by the exons ATGAAGTTCGCTCAGCTTCTGCTGAAGACTGGCTCCATCGCTGGGATACCGAGACAAGTGGAGAGGTTTGCTAAGTTCTCACCCTCTCCATTGTCCATGAAGCAATTCATTGACTTTG GCTCGGCCAATGCATGTGAGAAGACCTCCTTTGTGTTCCTGCGGCAGGAGCTTCCTGTCAGACTGGCCAACATCATGAAGGAAATTGATTTCCTGCCTGATAAGCTCCTCAGCACTCCATCCCTAAAGCTCCTCATCAGCTG GTATTCACAAAGTTTGTTGGAGATTGTAGATTTTTTAGAGAAGAATCCAGATGACAAGGACGTCCTGACAAA CTTTACACAGACTCTGGTAAACGTCCGTAATCGGCACAATAACGTGGTGCCCACCATGGCCCAGGGCGTGGTGGAGTACAAGGAGGCCTTCGGCGTGGACCCCGTCACCAACCAGAACGTCCAGTACTTCCTGGACCGCTTCTACATGAGCCGCATCTCCACGCGCATGCTCATGAACCAGCACA CATTAATCTTTGAAGGCAGTGCAAACCCAGCTCATCCCAAACACATTGGAAGCATTGACCCCAGCTGTGACGTTGTGGAGGTAGTAAAAG ATGCCTATGAGACTTCAAAGATGCTGTGTGAGCAGTATTACCTGACTTCTCCTGATATGGAGATCACAGAAATCAATT CCAAAAATCCTGACCAGCCCCTCCACATTGTCTATGTGCCGTCCCATCTCTACCATATGCTGTTTGAGCTTTTCAAG AACGCCATGAGAGCTACAGTGGAGACCCACGAGACGAGTCTAACGTTGCCCCCGATCAAAGTGCGAGTCTCACTGGGAACGGAGGACCTCACTATCAAG ATGTCCGATAGAGGAGGCGGAGTCCCTCTGAGGAAGATTGAGCGCCTGTTCAGCTACATGTACTCCACGGCTCCCAGTCCGGTCCACGTGGACAACTCTCGCAACGCACCGCTG GCTGGTTTTGGCTATGGCCTGCCCATCTCCCGCCTGTATGCCAAGTACTTCCAGGGAGACCTTCAGCTCTACTCTATGGAAGGCTACGGCACCTCAGCTGTCATATACTTGAAG GCCTTGTCCTCAGAGTCAGTGGAGAGACTTCCTGTTTTCAACAAGTCAGCCTTGCGGCATTACCAGACGAGCATAGAGGCTGACGACTGGTGCATGCCCAGCAAGGATCCAAAGAAACTGGGCAATTCCAAGAGGATTATGTGA
- the asb4 gene encoding ankyrin repeat and SOCS box protein 4 has translation MIDTLIISICAFIYNLLLVVWRTLVSDPAGVAVPYEERGSSFRELMEELSPKQLAVKQLKRRFLEALQANDAQEVVQILHTGKLDIDIVLEVEDPSMVLASYKQGYWLPGYKLEKSWAMGIHVCVIYNALETALVLLQEGAAINRMPNGKTPLHVACEVSNADCVALLLAHRAKVNSLSLSGHTPLHYCITRESVDCAKQLILKGAKVNTPGYNNEEDTPLHTAARFGVPELVALYLTNGASVDAVNSLQETPLMTACFWSFDSKEQLYSQDHHLVCRLLLDHQADPNLREVDNKTALHKAAWNCDHVLMQMLLEAGADTRSMDINGCAPIQYVLKVTGVRPMAIPELCYQLLLNHNAARIYPPQFHKVLQTCYDYPDAVEIMVNSYEHLKPTNKWRDAIPDDCYKRHKDFYDSLFAVCANTPRSLLHLTRCAVRASLGGFCHRGVAQLPLPPPMKKYLLLDPEGILY, from the exons ATGATTGACACCCTTATTATCAgcatttgtgcatttatttacaATCTCCTCCTTGTTGTGTGGAGAACATTAGTGTCCGATCCAGCTGGTGTGGCAGTGCCATACGAGGAGCGAGGCTCTTCTTTTAGGGAGCTCATGGAGGAGTTGAGCCCCAAACAACTGGCTGTCAAACAGCTGAAGCGACGGTTCCTGGAGGCCCTGCAGGCCAACGATGCCCAGGAGGTCGTGCAGATTCTGCACACCGGGAAACTAGACATTGACATTGTGCTGGAGGTGGAGGACCCCAGCATGGTGCTGGCCTCATACAAACAAG GTTATTGGCTCCCAGGCTACAAACTGGAGAAGTCCTGGGCGATGGGTATTCATGTATGCGTGATTTACAACGCCTTGGAGACAGCACTGGTGCTCCTTCAGGAAGGTGCAGCCATCAACCGGATGCCCAACGGGAAGACGCCGCTGCACGTGGCCTGCGAGGTCTCCAACGCCGACTGTGTCGCCTTGCTTTTGGCTCACAGGGCCAAAGTGAACAGCCTGTCGCTGAGCGGACACACACCGCTGCACTACTGCATCACCAGGGAGTCGGTGGACTGTGCCAAGCAGCTCATCCTTAAAG GTGCAAAAGTCAACACGCCCGGCTACAACAATGAGGAGGACACACCTTTACACACAGCAGCCAGATTCGGTGTCCCAGAGCTGGTGGCGCTCTACTTGACCAACGGAGCGTCTGTGGATGCGGTCAACTCTCTCCAGGAGACTCCCCTGATGACTGCGTGCTTCTGGTCTTTCGACTCTAAAGAGCAACTCTACAGCCAAGATCACCATCTTGTCTGTCGTCTCTTGCTGGACCACCAGGcag ACCCCAACCTCCGAGAAGTGGACAATAAAACAGCTCTTCACAAGGCGGCCTGGAACTGCGATCACGTCCTGATGCAGATGCTGCTGGAGGCCGGAGCAGACACACGATCCATGGACATCAACGGCTGTGCCCCTATTCAGTATGTCCTCAAAGTGACTGGTGTCAGGCCCATGGCCATACCTGAGCTCTGCTATCAGCTGCTGCTCAACCACAACGCAGCACGGATCTACCCACCCCAGTTCCACAAG gTGTTGCAGACCTGCTACGACTACCCCGATGCAGTAGAAATCATGGTCAACTCTTATGAACACTTAAAGCCCACAAACAAGTGGAGAGATGCCATTCCTGATGACTGCTACAAG CGACACAAAGACTTCTACGACTCTTTGTTCGCCGTTTGCGCCAACACTCCTCGCAGCCTGCTCCACCTGACCAGATGTGCAGTCAGAGCCAGTCTGGGTGGGTTCTGCCACAGAGGTGTAGCACAGCTGCCTCTGCCACCTCCCATGAAGAAATATCTACTCCTGGACCCAGAGGGGATACTGTACTGA